CCGCCTGCGGGCCCGACGCCTGTTCGGTGACACCCAGCAGCGCTTCAAGCGCCAACTGGTGGAAAGCGCCGCGCCGTGGCTGCTCGACCTCAGCGAGCGCACCGGCCTGGTGGTGGACTTGTCGAGCTTCGACGGCGAACGCCTGGAAGTGATGGAAAGCGCGATTCCCACGGTGCTGCGCAAGCTCTACCCGAACAACTGCCAGATCGTCGGCCAGCACGCCAGCCTGTTTCACTCGGCCATGGGCAAGGCGTGCCTGTCGCAATTGTCGGCAGATGAAGTGCAGCGCCTGGCCGGCCGTGAACGGGTGGCGGAAGACGACCAATACCGGGCGTGTGAACAATCCCAGCACCAGGGTTTTGGCCAGCGCACCGAAGGTTACTGGGAATATCCGGTGCGCCTGCCGTTCCTGATTCGCGCGGTAGCGTTGCCGGTGCGGGCCAACGGGCGGTTGGTGGGAAGCATGGCGCTGCATTGGCCGATGGATCAGGCGCCGGTGGAGCGGGTGTTGAGCTTGCACCTGGCCAGCCTTGAGTCGACCATTCGCGATGTGCAGCAGGCGTTGGCCTGACTACCGTTCCCCTGTAGGAGCGAGCTTGCTCGCGAAGAACTCACAGGCACCGCATTCATTCAGAATGCCCGCGTCATCGTTGGCAATCTTCGCGAGCAAGCTCGCTCCTACAGGAGGTCTTTGTTACTGTTCGTTCAGGTTTTTTGCCCCACGAGTCTTTATGTCCCTGTTCAAACCCATGGCCTTCCTGCTGCTGGCCGCTGCCGCCGTGCCTGCCCACGCCGACTGGTACCTGGACAACGAGTCCTCGCGCCTGTCGTTCGTCACCACCAAAAACACTGACTTCGCCGAAGTACAGCGCTTCCTGGTGCTGCACGGCAAGGTCGACAGCAAAGGCGCGGCGCAGTTGGAAGTTGAACTGGAGTCGATCAACAGCGGCATCCCGCTGCGCGACGAGCGCATGCGCAATGAGCTGTTCGAGATCAAGACCTTCCCCGATGCCGTGATCAATGCGCAGATCAACCTGCAACCGATCAACGACCTGGCTCCCGGCGCGCAATATGAGCTGCGCCTGCCGCTGTCGGTGACGCTGCACGGCAAGACGCAAACCTATAGCGCCGAGCTGCTGGCGACCCGTCTGGATGACCGGCGCTTTCAGGTGGTCACCCTGGAACCGTTGGTGGTGCATGCCGAGGATTTCGATTTGCTGCCGGGCGTGGCCGCGTTGCGCAAGGCCGCCGGGCTGTCGCAGATCAGCCTGTCGGTGCCGGTGGGTGCGGTCCTGATTTTCACGGCGCGCTGACATGAGCGGCGCAGTGTTCCCGTGGCGCAGCGCCAACCGTTTCGAGCTGATGATCGACGGCCCAAGCTTCTTTCCGCGCATGCTGGAAGGCATCGCCCAGGCCGAGCAACAGGTTGCGCTGGAGTTGTACCTGGTGGAGGCGGGCGCGTGTGCCGAGGCGATGGTTCAGGCCCTGGTGGCCGCCGCCGAACGTGGGGTGCGCGTGCGTTGCCTGTTCGATGACTACGGCAGCCTGGCGTTTACCCTGGGCTTGCGTCGACGGTTGATCGACGCCGGGGTGGACCTGCGTTTCTACAATCGCCTGAACTGGCGCCGCTGGATGCGCAAC
This genomic window from Pseudomonas sp. Bout1 contains:
- a CDS encoding helix-turn-helix domain-containing protein; translation: MGSDAETGTVRSVGRALAIIELLGEHQALGLEELHYLTHLPKATVSRMLLTLQEQGWIYRGLSDRRYRLRARRLFGDTQQRFKRQLVESAAPWLLDLSERTGLVVDLSSFDGERLEVMESAIPTVLRKLYPNNCQIVGQHASLFHSAMGKACLSQLSADEVQRLAGRERVAEDDQYRACEQSQHQGFGQRTEGYWEYPVRLPFLIRAVALPVRANGRLVGSMALHWPMDQAPVERVLSLHLASLESTIRDVQQALA
- a CDS encoding YceI family protein, translating into MSLFKPMAFLLLAAAAVPAHADWYLDNESSRLSFVTTKNTDFAEVQRFLVLHGKVDSKGAAQLEVELESINSGIPLRDERMRNELFEIKTFPDAVINAQINLQPINDLAPGAQYELRLPLSVTLHGKTQTYSAELLATRLDDRRFQVVTLEPLVVHAEDFDLLPGVAALRKAAGLSQISLSVPVGAVLIFTAR